A portion of the Pogoniulus pusillus isolate bPogPus1 chromosome 6, bPogPus1.pri, whole genome shotgun sequence genome contains these proteins:
- the JMJD1C gene encoding probable JmjC domain-containing histone demethylation protein 2C isoform X2 codes for MQGPYSLNGYRVRVYRQDSATQWFTGIITHHDLFTRTMVVMNDQVLEPQNVDPSMVQMTFLDDVVHSLLKGENIGITSRRRSRSNQNSNTVHGHYTRAQANSPRPAMNSQTAAPKQNSHQQQKNTRLNKRKGSDSSMPDEEKMKEERYDYIGRGETPKNKTKNFVSKRRKPEEDEKKLNMKRLRTDNISDYSESSDSEISNKRLTDSSSEQNSENELKSKNTSKINGEEGKSQTTEGVEQTLTDRQSPWDEIQEDKNHEETERLKSSILDQQEKSSLHAAEQPTPYEQSAKDPHVQECSAQKHHSAEVKNEQFVPRPPTPKCVVDITNENNSEKESQDNAAASTLGLQTVQKIESHSSDLKQQFANANFVEARKQEADQSWVSSVANKTDLIQPGLVKTLSVNEHLNPEKEKLQYGSFMSSLNVASLAEESKLHKQSPVPDSGKSKPSTSVDHPKTKSPDVKPKFTQSSDTVKSKVSSQNSHATGLTRSANKTDHDLPRSSFHPVPARVSALEATKSPLIIDKNEHFTVYRDPTLIGQETGTNHISPYLHQHNYPLHSSSHRTCLNPNAHHPALTGSSHLLAGSSAQAPLSAINTHPLSSASHHSVHHPHLLPAVLPGVPAASLLGGHPRLETAHASSLSHLALAHQQQQQMLQHQSPHLLGQAHPSASYNQLGLYPIIWQYPNGTHAYSGLGLPSSKWVHPETPVNTEASLRRNTPSPWLHQPTPVTSADSLGLLSHIPVRPSSADPLRPLKLTTHSSPPLSKSIVEHHKEELERKTFIEPLRSVSTAQVKTELEQGRTQTAKESHMHRHFVDPMLNQLPRPPQETGERLSKYKEEHRRILQESIEVAPFTAKIKALEGERENYSRVTSLSSSPKSHSVKYDKDAERSVSELYKMKHSVPQSLPQSNYFTTLSNSVVNEPPRSYPSKEASSTYVDKQANCPSTAASAQSLPSYISSLSKPPPLIKHQPESEGSVGKISEQLSQSVQSHSVNSFRSDSRSPTQLSISSSNTLRSMPALHRAPVFHPPVHQNLEKKESSYSSLSPPTLTPVQPVNAGGGKIQELQKPPTLVPEPKEAQAVYKGSSEQNVSEMWKSSNAPSNEKADWHAERMSGKSQSATASVIVRPPSTKYESASVMQSAPKDRLSERSSAVTNQADCLKTAETRETGRVILPNMNSDSARTQYEKKFPAVLQGSVPHAATPTTTMICSTKTDVTTSAATTTSVSSWGSSEVTYSLSSTVLACTPLESTASRAAGQVVAQAQECKVSTPALVTPAAGKAGSAAQPSTGLSTSTDFVHLKKHKAALAAAQFKSSNSSEAECNSVKNQTFSTSLPLDSAVGCNTANKANPVGSGQTSQASQPNYHTKLKKAWLTRHSEEDKNTNKKENSGNSVSEIIKPCTVNLIASTSNDLQNNIDSKILADKFVKEDKHPRRKAKRTYESGSESGDSDESESKSEQRTKRQPKPTYKKKQNDLQKKKGDAEEEVKPNGVLSRSAKEKSKLKLQSSSNSTGIPRSVLKDWRKVKKLKQTGESFLQDDSCSEIGPNLQKCRECRLIRSKKGEEPTHSPVFCRFYYFRRLSFSKNGVVRIDGFSSPDQYDDEALSLWTHENYEDDELDLETSKYILDIIGDKFCQLVTSEKTAMSWVKKDAKIAWKRAVRGVREMCDACEATLFNIHWVCQKCGFVVCLDCYKAKERKSSRDKELYAWMKCVKGQPHDHKHLMPTQIIPGSVLTDLLDAMHNIREKFEIKSHCQCTSKQSTQSGKLPAMNGVSQVLQNVLNHSNKISLCMPESQQQNTPQKSETNGNTSPRSDVSTDSKLTPPESQSPLHWLADLAEQKAREEKKENKECPSGKHSKEEKDQDSLESQNCKSSPPASQNNEQGSTLRDLLTTTAGKLRLGSTDAGIAFAPVYSTGAASGKSGRSMPNILDDIIASVVENKIPPNRAPKINAKSEIKDEPKDDKNCVQDECSNRYSDIQYSWICDKHVLWLKDHKNSNNWKLFKECWKQGRPVLVSGMHKKMNFSLWKAESISVDFGNQQADILNCKDSIISNTNVKEFWDGFEDVSKRQKIKNGETALLKLKDWPSGEDFKAMMPARYEDLLKSLPLPEYCSPEGKLNLASHLPGFFVRPDLGPRLCSAYGVAATKDHDIGTTNLHIEVSDVVNILVYVGIAKGNGVLSKSGVLKKFEEEDLDDLLRKRLKDSSELPGALWHIYAGKDADKIREFLQKIAKEQGLEVLPEHDPIRDQSWYVNKKLRQRLLEEYGVKTCTVIQFLGDAIILPAGALHQVQNFHSCVQVTEDFVSPEHLVQSFHLTQELRLSKEEINYDDKLQVKNILYHAVKEMVRALKIHESEMEDMDEN; via the exons GTGTTAGAACCTCAGAATGTTGATCCTTCTATGGTTCAGATGACCTTTCTAGATGATGTTGTTCACTCTTTGTTGAAAGGTGAAAATATTGGTATCACTTCACGCCGACGGTCTCGTTCCAACCAGAACAGCAACACAGTCCAC GGTCATTATACACGTGCACAAGCAAATAGTCCCAGACCAGCAATGAATTCCCAAACTGCAGCACCAAAACAGAATTCTCACCAGCAACAAAAGAATACTCGCCTAAATAAGAGGAAAGGCTCTGATAGCAGCATGCCTGATGAAGAGAAGATGAAAGAAGAAAGATATGATTATATAGGTCGAGGAG AAACCcccaaaaacaaaactaaaaactTTGTtagcaaaagaagaaaacctGAAGAGGATGAAAAAAAACTAAATATGAAGAGGCTGCGGACAGACAATATCTCAGATTACTCTGAGAGCAGTGACTCAGAAATTTCAAATAAAAGATTAACAGATTCATCCTCAGAGCAGAATTCAGAAAATGAGTTAAAAAGCAAGAACACTTCAAAGATAAatggagaagaaggaaaatcCCAAACTACTGAGGGAGTAGAACAGACACTAACAGATAGACAGTCTCCGTGGGATGAAATACAGGAGGATAAAAATCACGAGGAGACAGAAAGACTGAAGTCATCCATCTTAGATCAGCAGGAAAAATCTTCTCTccatgcagcagagcagccaacaCCTTACGAACAGAGTGCCAAGGATCCACATGTTCAGGAGTGCAGTGCACAAAAACATCATTCTGCAGAAGTAAAGAATGAGCAGTTTGTACCCAGACCTCCTACTCCGAAATGTGTTGTTGACATTACTAATGAAAACAACTCTGAAAAAGAGAGCCAGGATAATGCTGCTGCAAGTACCCTTGGTTTGCAAACGGTTCAGAAAATAGAATCTCACAGTAGTGATTTAAAACAGCAGTTTGCTAATGCAAATTTTGTTGAAGCAAGAAAACAGGAAGCTGATCAAAGCTGGGTTAGCAGCGTTGCTAACAAAACGGATTTGATACAACCTGGGCTTGTAAAAACATTGTCAGTAAATGAACACttaaatcctgagaaagaaaagtTGCAGTATGGCTCCTTTATGTCTTCGTTAAATGTAGCTTCTCTAGCAGAAGAGAGTAAACTGCATAAGCAAAGTCCAGTCCCTGATTCTGGGAAGTCAAAACCTAGTACTTCAGTTGATCATCCTAAAACAAAGTCACCTGATGTTAAGCCTAAATTCACCCAATCTTCTGATACTGTGAAGTCTAAGGTTAGTTCCCAAAACAGCCATGCTACTGGATTAACAAGGTCAGCCAATAAAACTGATCATGATTTGCCTAGGTCTAGttttcatccagttccagctagAGTTAGTGCGCTAGAAGCTACTAAAAGTCCTCTTATCATTGACAAGAATGAACATTTCACAGTGTACAGGGACCCCACTCTGATTGGACAAGAAACAGGAACTAATCACATTTCACCTTATTTGCATCAGCATAATTATCCTCTGCATTCCTCATCCCACCGAACCTGTTTAAATCCAAACGCTCATCATCCTGCATTAACTGGTTCATCCCATCTGCTAGCTGGGTCTTCAGCTCAGGCGCCCTTGTCCGCTATTAACACTCACCCCCTTAGTAGCGCATCTCACCATTCTGTTCATCACCCTCATCTACTTCCCGCAGTGTTACCTGGagtgcctgctgcctccttgctgggtgGCCACCCGCGACTAGAGACTGCTCATGCTAGCAGCTTAAGCCATTTGGCATTAGCacaccagcaacagcaacagatGTTACAACACCAGTCTCCACATCTTCTTGGACAAgctcatccttctgcttcctataATCAGCTAGGGCTTTATCCAATTATTTGGCAGTATCCAAATGGAACACATGCTTACTCAGGACTTGGTCTGCCCTCCTCCAAATGGGTCCACCCAGAAACTCCTGTTAACACTGAGGCTTCCTTGAGAAGG AATACTCCCAGCCCATGGTTGCACCAGCCTACCCCAGTGACCTCAGCTGACAGCCTTGGTTTATTGAGTCACATTCCTGTGAGACCATCCAGTGCAGATCCCCTTCGACCTCTCAAACTGACCACGCATTCCAGTCCACCATTGTCCAAAAGCATCGTAGAGCATCATAAAGA AGAACTGGAGAGGAAAACGTTTATTGAGCCTTTACGTTCTGTTTCAACTGCCCAAGTAAAGACTGAGCTAGAGCAAGGCAGAACACAGACAGCGAAGGAGAGCCATATGCACAGACATTTTGTAGATCCGATGTTGAACCAGCTGCCAAGGCCACCACAGGAGACTGGGGAGCGACTGAGCAAGTACAAAGAAGAACACAGACGGATACTCCAAGAAAGTATTGAAGTTGCTCCTTTTACAGCTAAAATAAAGGCactggagggagagagagagaactatTCCAGGGTAACATCCTTATCTTCAAGTCCCAAAAGCCATTCAGTAAAATATGACAAAGATGCTGAGCGCTCTGTGTCAGAACTGTATAAAATGAAGCATTCAGTTCCACAAAGTTTGCCACAGAGTAACTATTTCACTACTTTGTCTAACAGTGTAGTAAATGAACCGCCGAGGTCATACCCCTCAAAGGAAGCTTCAAGTACGTATGTTGATAAGCAAGCCAACTGTCCTTCAACAGCAGCTAGTGCCCAGTCTCTCCCCTCTtacatttcttctctttcaaagCCTCCACCTTTAATTAAGCACCAACCAGAGAGTGAAGGCTCTGTGGGCAAGATATCTGAGCAGCTTTCGCAGTCAGTGCAGTCTCATTCTGTAAATTCCTTCAGAAGTGATAGCAGGAGCCCTACTCAGTTGTCAATCTCATCTTCAAATACACTCCGGAGTATGCCTGCCTTGCATAGAGCCCCTGTGTTTCACCCCCCTGTGCACCAGAAcctggagaagaaggaaagCAGTTACAGCAGCCTTTCACCTCCAACTCTAACCCCTGTTCAACCTGTTAATGCTGGTGGTGGCAAAATACAGGAGCTGCAGAAACCACCAACATTGGTACCTGAGCCTAAGGAAGCTCAGGCTGTTTACAAGGGCTCCTCTGAACAGAATGTATCAGAAATGTGGAAGTCCAGTAACGCCCCAAGTAATGAAAAAGCAGATTGGCACGCTGAGAGAATGAGCGGAAAGTCACAGTCCGCTACAGCATCTGTTATTGTGCGTCCTCCTAGCACGAAATACGAGAGCGCATCAGTGATGCAGTCTGCTCCCAAGGATCGACTTAGTGAGAGATCTTCAGCTGTGACAAATCAAGCAGATTGCCTGAAAACAGCGGAAACTAGGGAGACTGGAAGAGTCATCCTGCCAAATATGAACTCAGACAGTGCTCGCACACAATATGAGAAGAAATTTCCAGCTGTCTTGCAAGGCAGCGTTCCTCATGCTGCCACCCCTACCACGACTATGATCTGCAGTACCAAAACCGATGTCACTACGTCGGCAGCAACAACTACCAGTGTGTCTAGCTGGGGCAGTTCAGAAGTGACTTACTCCTTGTCGAGCACAGTGTTGGCCTGCACACCGTTAGAGAGCACTGCCTCGAGAGCCGCGGGTCAGGTGGTGGCACAGGCCCAGGAGTGCAAGGTCAGCACTCCAGCTCTGGTTACACCCGCTGCTGGcaaggcaggcagtgctgctcagcctAGCACGGGGCTTTCCACGTCCACTGACTTTGTCCATTTGAAAAAGCACAAGGCAGCATTGGCTGCAGCTCAGTTTAAAAGTAGTAACAGTAGTGAGGCCGAGTGCAACTCTGTGAAAAATCAGACATTTTCAACCTCTCTCCCCCTAGACAGTGCTGTCGGCTGTAATacagcaaacaaagcaaaccctGTAGGCAGTGGGCAAACTTCCCAGGCAAGTCAGCCAAACTACCACACTAAACTGAAAAAGGCTTGGCTGACAAGACATTCAGAGGAAGATAAAAACACTAATAAAAAAGAGAATTCAGGAAACAGTGTTTCAGAAATTATTAAACCATGTACTGTCAATTTAATAGCTTCTACATCAAACGATTTGCAAAATAACATAGATAGTAAAATCTTGGCAGATAAGTTTGTGAAAGAAGATAAGCACCCACGGAGAAAAGCGAAACGAACTTACGAGTCTGGCTCTGAAAGTGGAGACTCTGATGAAAGTGAGAGCAAGTCAGAGCAAAGGACTAAGCGGCAGCCTAAGCCAActtacaaaaagaaacaaaatgatttgcagaaaaaaaagggtGATGCAGAGGAAGAAGTAAAACCCAATGGTGTTCTTAGCAGGAgtgcaaaagaaaaaagcaagctGAAGCTACAGAGCAGCAGTAACAGCA CTGGTATACCTCGCTCAGTGTTAAAAGACTGGCGCAAAGTCAAGAAGCTGAAGCAAACGGGAGAGTCCTTTTTGCAGGATGATTCTTGCTCTGAAATAGGACCAAATTTGCAAAAATGCAGAGAATGTAGGTTAATAAGAAGTAAGAAAGGAGAAGAACCAACTCACTCACCAGTATTTTGTAGATTTTACTACTTCCGACG gTTATCTTTTAGTAAGAATGGAGTGGTTAGGATAGATGGTTTCTCCTCTCCTGATCAGTATGATGATGAAGCACTGAGTTTATGGACACATGAAaactatgaagatgatgaactGGACCTAGAAACATCTAAATACATTCTAGATATCATAGGTGATAAATTTTGTCAGCTAGTAACATCCGAGAAAACAGCCATGTCCTGGGTGAAGAAAGATG CCAAAATTGCATGGAAGAGAGCAGTGAGGGGAGTTCGTGAGATGTGTGATGCATGCGAAGCCACATTATTTAACATTCATTGGGTCTGCCAAAAATGTGGATTTGTGGTCTGCCTAGATTGTTACaaggcaaaggaaagaaaaagctccAGAG ATAAGGAGTTGTATGCCTGGATGAAGTGTGTGAAGGGGCAGCCTCATGATCACAAACACCTGATGCCAACACAGATTATTCCAGGCTCTG TTTTGACAGACCTTTTAGATGCTATGCACAACATTAGAGAAAAATTTGAAATTAAGTCACATTGTCAGTGTACCAGCAAGCAGAGCACACAATCTGGCAAGCTCCCTGCAATGAATGGTGTATCTCAG GTTTTGCAGAATGTCCTCAACCACAGTAATAAAATTTCTCTGTGCATGCCTGAGTCTCAACAGCAGAATACTCCTCAGAAGTCTGAGACAAATGGTAATACAAGTCCAAGGAGTGATGTaagcacagacagcaagttaacACCACCTGAATCTCAGTCCCCACTGCACTGGTTAGCTGatcttgcagagcagaaagccagagaggaaaagaaag AGAACAAAGAATGTCCTTCTGGAAAACAttcaaaggaagagaaagaccaGGATAGTTTGGAGTCCCAAAACTGTAAAAgctcccctcctgcctcccagAACAATGAGCAGGGCTCAACCTTACGGGATTTATTAACTACAACAGCAGGCAAACTGCGTCTAGGTTCTACAGATGCTGGTATTGCATTTGCTCCAGTTTACTCTACAGGAGCAGCA AGTGGCAAGAGTGGAAGGTCTATGCCAAACATTCTCGATGACATAATTGCTTCTGTAGTAGAAAACAAGATTCCACCAAACAGAGCACCAAAGATAAATGCGAAGTCTGAAATTAAAGACGAGCCAAAGGATGATAAAAACTGTGTTCAGGATGAGTGCAGTAACCGGTACAGCGATATTCAGTATTCCTGGATCTGTGATAAGCATGTTCTGTGGCTCAAAGACCATAAAAACAGCAACAACTGGAAGCTGTTCAAAGAGTGCTGGAAGCAAGGAAGG CCTGTTTTGGTGTCTGGTATGCACAAGAAAATGAACTTCAGCCTGTGGAAAGCAGAGTCCATTAGTGTAGACTTTGGAAACCAGCAAGCTGATATCTTGAATTGCAAAGACAGTATTATTTCAAACACCAATGTCAAGGAGTTCTGGGATGGTTTTGAAGATGTTTCAA AACGGCAGAAAATTAAAAATGGGGAAACAGCTCTGCTAAAACTGAAGGATTGGCCTTCTGGGGAAGATTTCAAGGCTATGATGCCAGCAAG aTATGAGGACTTGCTGAAAAGTTTACCTTTGCCTGAATATTGTAGTCCAGAAGGAAAACTGAACTTGGCTTCTCATCTGCCCGGATTTTTTGTTCGTCCAGATTTGGGACCCAGACTATGCAGTGCTTATG GTGTGGCTGCTACTAAAGACCATGATATAGGAACCACAAATCTCCATATTGAAGTTTCTGATGTCGTGAACATCCTTGTTTATGTTGGTATAGCAAAAGGAAACGGAGTGCTTTCCAAATCAG GAGTTCTGAAGAAGTTTGAAGAGGAAGATTTGGATGATCTTTTAAGAAAGCGGTTGAAGGACTCAAGTGAATTACCTGGTGCTTTATGGCACATCTATGCTGGCAAAGATGCTGACAAGATAAGGGAGTTTCTGCAAAAG ATAGCAAAAGAGCAAGGCTTAGAGGTTCTACCAGAACACGATCCAATCCGCGATCAGAGTTGGTACGTGAACAAAAAGCTTCGCCAAAGACTTCTGGAGGAGTACGGAGTGAAGACCTGCACGGTTATTCAGTTTCTTGGTGATGCCATTATTCTACCAGCAGGAGCCCTTCATCAG GTGCAAAATTTTCACAGTTGCGTTCAAGTAACTGAAGACTTTGTGTCTCCAGAACATCTTGTGCAGTCATTTCACTTAAcgcaggagctgaggctgtcaaAGGAAGAAATCAATTATGATGATAAACTGCAG GTCAAAAATATCTTATATCATGCAGTTAAAGAAATGGTGAGAGCTCTGAAGATTCATGAAAGTGAAATGGAAGATATGGATGAGAACTAA